Proteins encoded together in one Impatiens glandulifera chromosome 1, dImpGla2.1, whole genome shotgun sequence window:
- the LOC124921019 gene encoding uncharacterized protein LOC124921019, with product MEHHHMRKLATSHSNTKSPSSSSSSSSSSSSSICQTHKKIVSKKTRLPIINPDLALVAADIHDLSPHLSNLQLNQTSKHRIHQKLQPISELPSSVEGGSRNTKSSQGQRKIAVEIEGFREFKKKTSKKESGLKVNNSDDAKKVFVSMSKSQDSGLKEAAATAAAEEKLKRPSFSLSTSSVVGGRRRSFRDYQTDLADFFSCAGVKVVAVDMPPFMQVHAVEFARKTYDSLEKFTAKTLALTLKKEFDGVYGPAWHCIVGTSFGSFVTHSVGGFLYFSMDHKLYILLFKTTVQKAADHD from the exons ATGGAACATCACCACATGCGCAAGTTAGCAACTTCACACTCTAACACCAAgtcaccatcttcatcttcatcatcgtcgtcttcgtcttcgtcttccaTTTGTCAAACCCACAAAAAGATCGTTTCCAAGAAAACCCGTCTTCCGATTATTAACCCGGATCTCGCCCTAGTCGCCGCCGACATCCATGATCTATCTCCTCACTTGTCAAACCTACAGCTAAATCAGACATCCAAACATCGTATTCATCAGAAATTACAACCCATATCCGAGTTGCCATCGTCCGTTGAAGGGGGGAGTAGAAACACGAAATCGAGTCAGGGGCAAAGGAAAATCGCCGTGGAGATTGAGGGATTTCGTGAATTTAAGAAGAAAACATCGAAAAAGGAGAGTGGATTGAAGGTTAATAATAGTGATGATGCGAAGAAGGTGTTTGTATCAATGTCGAAGAGTCAGGACAGTGGATTGAAGGAAGCAGCAGCAACAGCAGCAGCTGAAGAAAAGCTGAAGAGACCTTCGTTTTCTCTATCGACATCATCAGTCGTTGGTGGAAGGAGAAGATCATTCCGTGACTATCAGACTGATCTGGCTGATTTCTTCAGCTGTGCAGGTGTCAAAGTGGTGGCTGTTGATATGCCGCCCTTCATGCAAGTGCATGCTGTTGAATTCGCTAGAAAAACTTATGACAGCTTGGAGAAGTTCACTGCCAAAACACTTGCTCTCACCCTAAAGAAG GAATTTGATGGGGTTTATGGACCAGCCTGGCATTGCATTGTAGGGACTAGTTTTGGTTCATTTGTGACACATTCAGTAGGTGGGTTCCTTTACTTTTCAATGGATCACAAGCTCTATATCCTATTGTTCAAAACAACAGTACAGAAAGCAGCAGATCATGATTGA